From the genome of Dickeya aquatica, one region includes:
- a CDS encoding LysE family transporter — translation MLETSLFVATIAALGMISPGPDFFLVIKNAVRYPRIAAMMTVLGVIAGVATHMAYCVAGLAVVITTTPWLFSLLKYVGAAYLIWLGIQALRARGGSQLALSGIRSQQIGLWKAFMQGYLCNLLNPKATLFFLAVFTQVLHLNSSLGEKLWYAGIILGLTLIWWPLLVILIQSEAVRQGLSKAQKLLDKLLGGVLITLGIKVALS, via the coding sequence ATGCTTGAGACCTCTTTATTTGTCGCCACCATCGCTGCGCTGGGGATGATTTCTCCCGGCCCGGACTTCTTTCTGGTTATCAAAAACGCGGTGCGTTATCCGCGTATCGCTGCCATGATGACCGTACTTGGCGTCATCGCAGGCGTCGCTACCCATATGGCCTACTGTGTCGCCGGGCTGGCGGTGGTTATCACCACCACACCTTGGTTATTCAGCCTGCTGAAATATGTCGGTGCGGCCTACCTTATCTGGCTGGGTATTCAGGCACTTCGCGCCCGTGGCGGCAGCCAGCTCGCGCTTTCCGGCATCCGTAGCCAGCAAATCGGGCTGTGGAAAGCCTTCATGCAAGGGTATCTGTGTAACCTGCTCAACCCCAAGGCCACGCTGTTCTTTCTGGCGGTGTTCACTCAGGTACTCCACCTGAATTCCAGCCTGGGCGAAAAGCTGTGGTACGCCGGGATCATTCTGGGGTTGACGCTCATCTGGTGGCCGCTGCTGGTGATACTGATCCAGAGCGAAGCCGTGCGGCAAGGGCTATCCAAAGCGCAAAAACTGCTTGATAAACTGCTGGGCGGGGTGTTGATAACCCTCGGTATCAAGGTCGCACTAAGCTAA